The Kiritimatiellia bacterium genome contains a region encoding:
- a CDS encoding FAD-dependent oxidoreductase, with protein sequence MTIRADVLVVGSGPAGVAAACSAADNGAEVVLAEASPFLGGELVSGLPVDGCLNARGEWLVGGPAQALFDGCRKRNGYIGPLFDWRLNYGVCIDPVAMRLAIIEELSRRRVRLMLGNTVCAAVVNARRITKVTVARRQGYEEFAADVCVDASGDGVLAVLAGAEYEQAEAAELQPVSLIFRLGNVNMPDLMIFIRDNPDEFMLAENPIIGKTPHECARALYEGGLPFVPLSAKGRLLGAAIAGGAVAPCTAVFMWPTSLARAEIGLNMTRLAGVDATDNAAWSLSLAELSGQVEKGIRFLKDSVPGFGNAALADTAYSVGVRETRRIRGEAVLREEDVREALRHDDGIARGAHHIDLHGAGTAQTRIPVPGGGSYDIPFGCLIPRGLNNLLVAGRCLSSDRAANGSCRVMGTCLAVGQAAGTAAGILAVEQIPEPRRLDVPMLRRRLKSQGAVLDGVG encoded by the coding sequence ATGACGATACGCGCGGATGTTCTGGTTGTCGGCAGCGGTCCCGCCGGCGTTGCTGCGGCCTGTTCCGCAGCGGACAACGGGGCGGAAGTTGTTTTGGCGGAAGCCAGCCCGTTCTTGGGCGGCGAGCTGGTCAGCGGTCTGCCCGTGGATGGATGTCTCAACGCGCGGGGCGAGTGGCTGGTGGGAGGACCGGCGCAGGCTTTATTTGACGGTTGCCGGAAACGCAACGGTTACATTGGCCCGCTCTTTGACTGGCGGTTGAATTACGGGGTCTGCATTGATCCGGTTGCCATGCGCCTGGCCATTATTGAAGAGTTATCCCGCCGGCGCGTCCGGCTCATGCTTGGCAATACAGTGTGCGCCGCCGTGGTCAATGCCCGCCGCATTACAAAGGTTACCGTTGCCCGGCGCCAGGGATATGAAGAGTTCGCGGCGGATGTGTGCGTGGATGCCAGCGGCGATGGCGTTTTAGCCGTTTTGGCGGGGGCGGAATACGAGCAGGCAGAGGCTGCCGAACTGCAGCCGGTAAGCCTTATCTTTCGCCTTGGCAACGTGAACATGCCGGATCTGATGATATTTATCCGCGATAATCCCGATGAGTTTATGCTTGCCGAAAATCCGATTATCGGCAAAACACCCCATGAATGCGCGCGCGCACTGTACGAAGGGGGCCTGCCCTTTGTGCCGCTCAGCGCCAAGGGCCGCCTGCTCGGCGCGGCGATTGCCGGCGGCGCTGTGGCTCCATGCACGGCCGTTTTCATGTGGCCTACATCGCTGGCCCGCGCCGAAATCGGGCTGAACATGACGCGGCTGGCCGGCGTTGACGCCACCGATAACGCCGCCTGGAGCTTATCTCTGGCGGAACTATCCGGCCAGGTTGAAAAAGGGATCAGATTCCTGAAAGACAGCGTCCCGGGTTTTGGCAATGCGGCGCTCGCCGATACGGCCTATAGCGTCGGCGTGCGCGAGACGCGGCGGATCCGCGGCGAAGCCGTGTTGCGCGAAGAAGACGTGCGCGAGGCGCTCCGCCATGATGACGGCATTGCCCGCGGCGCGCATCATATTGATCTTCACGGCGCGGGCACCGCCCAAACGCGCATCCCCGTGCCGGGCGGCGGCTCCTATGATATTCCATTTGGATGCCTGATTCCGCGCGGATTGAACAATCTGCTGGTGGCGGGACGTTGTCTTTCTTCAGACCGCGCCGCGAACGGCTCCTGCCGGGTTATGGGGACATGCCTGGCCGTTGGTCAGGCCGCCGGAACGGCCGCGGGTATCCTTGCCGTTGAACAGATTCCCGAACCGCGCCGGTTGGATGTGCCCATGCTGCGCAGACGGCTTAAATCACAGGGCGCGGTGCTGGATGGCGTCGGATAG